A segment of the Lelliottia amnigena genome:
GACAAAGGGACCCGCAGGAACGGAGCGTTGATAAATAATGTTTCCATTTCTCTGACAGTCACCCCGCGCGTTGCTCTTCGCATACCGCGAATCATTGGAGCGAACCCTGTGAGCTGGTCTGGCGTCATATCATCATCTGAACTTAGTTGAACACCTCGGATGAGCAAGCCATCGAAAATATCTCCCGGCGTGCTGGCGTCACCCAGCGTGAGCTCACCTTTCAAAAGTGCGAACCGCTGTCTCAACATAGTTGCTAATGTTTTTCCAGCCTTCTTCCTTACTGACGGTAGAATTATTGCGGTAACGCCAACGCCCAATATTGATGCCGTTTGTCAGGTTGGCGTAGAGCGAATCAGATGTCGTATCATCGTGCTTAATGTATTGCTGGCCTGAGAGTTGATACATGGTCAGTAATGCAGGGATCCCATCGTCCCATTCTTCCTGAGGCACGCCTTGTAATGACTCATCTCTCAATACGGTCTGAGGAAGCGCGATCTCGAGTTTAAGCTTTGAAAAATCGAAGTTTGTTTTTGCACCAGGAATTTGCTCTTCAATAGAGACACAGCCTCCTTTCAGCGCATTATCCTCTGCTCCCGATTTGAG
Coding sequences within it:
- the caf1A_1 gene encoding fimbrial biogenesis outer membrane usher protein; translation: MRCFKFTWLMPFAVSAVCSHSSWAGEHFDPGLLQSVNGSSVINDTALLSQGFQPPGTYSVHIDVNGKSVLVSSVRFEANNDKQLVACLSFEVYKKLGVDMSKLKSGAEDNALKGGCVSIEEQIPGAKTNFDFSKLKLEIALPQTVLRDESLQGVPQEEWDDGIPALLTMYQLSGQQYIKHDDTTSDSLYANLTNGINIGRWRYRNNSTVSKEEGWKNISNYVETAVRTFER